The Flammeovirga pectinis genomic interval ATTCTACAGATGACATTAATAAAACATTTAGGGAAGGTAGAATAAAAGCTACACTTGTTTTCCCTCCAAAATTTAGTGAAGATTTAAAGAAGCGTAATACTGCGAATATTCAAATAATTTCTGATGCATCTGACCCAAATACCGGTACTCAAATCGGTTCTTACCTTCAAATGCAGATACAAGGTTATTTGATTGAGAATGAAATGTCGCAAGTTTACTTACCTCCTCCCGCTTTAATTAATACTGAAATAGAAATGAGGTACAATCCAGAATTACTTTCTGTTTACATGTTTGTACCTGGTCTGATCACTATTATTTTAATGCTTGTTTGTACAATGATGACTTCAATTGCAATAACAAGAGAAATAGAGACAGGAACAATGGAAGTTTTATTGGCATCACCAATGCATCCTTTTACCATAATTCTTGGTAAAGTAATTCCATACCTCCTTCTATCTTTCTTAAATGCATCAATAATTATTGGTTTAGGCAAATACTTATTTGAAGTACCAGTACTTGGTAGTTATTCTTTAATGATAGGAGAAATAATTTTGTATTGCTTGGTTGTTTTAGCTTTGGGAATCTTTGTTTCTACAATAGCAGAAACGCAACAGTTAGCACTAATGATTTCACTTTTTGCAATGTTTTTACCAACAATGTTACTCTCTGGTTTTAT includes:
- a CDS encoding ABC transporter permease; translation: MGRLGGIIKKEFYHIFRDKRTLLILFGIPIVQIILFGFAISNEIKNVKIAVLDMAKDGHSQKITEKILSTSYFDLDKYLNSTDDINKTFREGRIKATLVFPPKFSEDLKKRNTANIQIISDASDPNTGTQIGSYLQMQIQGYLIENEMSQVYLPPPALINTEIEMRYNPELLSVYMFVPGLITIILMLVCTMMTSIAITREIETGTMEVLLASPMHPFTIILGKVIPYLLLSFLNASIIIGLGKYLFEVPVLGSYSLMIGEIILYCLVVLALGIFVSTIAETQQLALMISLFAMFLPTMLLSGFIFPVENMPLPLQVVSSIVPATYFNIIIKSVMLKGVTIAYIWKETAILCFMFIGLIGISVKRFKIRLDD